One genomic window of Niveibacterium sp. SC-1 includes the following:
- a CDS encoding phosphatase PAP2 family protein: protein MPPEHSSSALAPRAAWSRADQLLRWLPPLLLTALAIWMARAGHNQPVFLGMNAAAQSVPDGVWSAVTIMGTGACSYALLAPTLLRMPRLMAAALFTGLFAGIFTHAIKPILRMPRPAGVLSPDQIHVIGEVLRSNSFPSGHSVTAFAFAAMLIFFSRRPLLVAAIALPLAALVAFSRIAVGAHWPLDTLAGAAGGWISGMAGEWCSRRWSVWTRKPWRLFFAIAMIGLGIGLIGNDLGYPQAVWLQYLLAALAILGGLYAFAQTLRLRSAA, encoded by the coding sequence ATGCCTCCAGAGCATTCCTCTTCCGCACTCGCCCCGCGGGCCGCGTGGTCGCGCGCCGACCAGCTCCTGCGCTGGCTGCCGCCGCTGTTGCTGACCGCGCTGGCCATCTGGATGGCGCGCGCCGGGCACAACCAGCCAGTCTTCCTGGGCATGAACGCCGCAGCGCAAAGCGTACCCGACGGCGTGTGGTCGGCCGTAACCATCATGGGCACCGGCGCATGCTCCTATGCGCTGCTCGCCCCGACGCTGCTGCGCATGCCGCGCCTGATGGCGGCAGCACTCTTCACCGGGCTTTTCGCCGGCATCTTCACCCATGCGATCAAGCCCATCCTGAGGATGCCCCGCCCGGCCGGCGTTTTGAGCCCGGATCAGATCCACGTGATCGGCGAGGTGCTCAGGAGCAATTCCTTTCCTTCCGGGCACTCGGTGACGGCCTTCGCCTTCGCCGCAATGCTGATCTTTTTCTCGCGGCGTCCCCTGCTCGTCGCGGCGATCGCCCTGCCGCTGGCCGCGCTGGTCGCCTTCTCGCGCATCGCCGTCGGCGCACACTGGCCGCTCGATACGCTGGCCGGTGCGGCGGGGGGCTGGATCTCCGGCATGGCCGGCGAATGGTGCTCGCGCCGCTGGAGCGTGTGGACTCGCAAACCCTGGCGCCTGTTCTTCGCCATCGCGATGATTGGACTAGGCATCGGGCTCATCGGCAACGACCTGGGTTACCCGCAGGCCGTGTGGCTGCAGTACCTGCTGGCTGCGCTGGCCATCCTCGGCGGCCTGTACGCCTTCGCGCAGACGCTGCGCCTGCGGAGCGCCGCATGA
- a CDS encoding lysylphosphatidylglycerol synthase transmembrane domain-containing protein: MIKRAIALLISVALLAWLAHSGDWRGVGSRLLTLSPGTVALAIGGFFVSYLLRAARMHDEFRDRANGHFWAMTRVTMAHNAAINVLPFRSGEAALPLLLQREFGVPMARAVVSLLWLRIQDALVVMLIAAWLWPSLPLWLSLLWSAGVLFAAWAIPAWARSHPPVAETAAGWRAKLGKVRTALAHSTRGAWRSWGWTLANWGVKLSAQTLLLAALLGAPMLFAGAGVLGGELAAILPVQGVAGFGTYEAGVAAALTPHDIALANGLQAALALHLIIIAAAVLAGAIGFVALPGGPADSPADGKTT; this comes from the coding sequence ATGATCAAGCGCGCGATCGCCCTGCTGATCTCGGTGGCCCTGCTCGCCTGGCTCGCCCACAGCGGGGATTGGCGAGGCGTGGGCAGCCGCCTGCTCACGCTGTCGCCCGGGACCGTGGCGCTGGCGATTGGCGGTTTCTTCGTGAGTTATCTGCTGCGGGCAGCGCGCATGCACGACGAATTCCGCGATCGCGCCAACGGCCATTTCTGGGCGATGACGCGGGTGACGATGGCCCACAACGCCGCGATCAACGTGCTCCCCTTCCGCAGCGGCGAAGCCGCCTTGCCGCTGCTGCTGCAGCGCGAATTCGGCGTGCCGATGGCGCGCGCCGTCGTATCGCTCCTCTGGTTGCGCATCCAGGATGCCCTCGTGGTCATGCTGATCGCGGCCTGGCTCTGGCCCAGTCTGCCGCTCTGGCTGTCCTTGCTCTGGAGCGCCGGCGTGTTGTTCGCGGCCTGGGCGATCCCGGCCTGGGCGCGCAGCCATCCGCCGGTCGCGGAGACTGCCGCGGGCTGGCGCGCCAAGCTGGGCAAGGTGCGCACGGCGCTCGCCCATTCGACCCGCGGCGCCTGGCGCAGCTGGGGCTGGACGCTCGCCAACTGGGGCGTCAAGCTCAGCGCCCAGACCCTGCTGCTGGCGGCTCTGCTCGGCGCACCCATGCTTTTCGCAGGCGCCGGCGTGCTGGGCGGCGAACTGGCCGCGATCCTGCCGGTCCAGGGCGTGGCGGGTTTCGGTACCTACGAGGCGGGTGTTGCGGCAGCGCTCACGCCCCACGACATCGCCCTGGCGAACGGCCTGCAGGCCGCGCTGGCCTTGCATCTGATCATCATTGCGGCGGCGGTGCTCGCCGGCGCAATCGGCTTCGTGGCGCTGCCTGGCGGCCCGGCCGACTCTCCTGCTGACGGGAAAACCACATGA